The genomic window ATGTTTCTGTTTGATCTGCGCTACTTTTTTACCAGTCTTTATGATTCTGATAGTACCTTTAAATATTGGTTTTGGAGAATAAAAACCTTTTACTTTTCCAAAACCAGGATCAACTCTGATACCGATACCACAATCTACTGCGACTACATCATTAATAAGTACTTTGCCATGCTTTTTAGCATGTGGTGAAATCATTACAGCAGCATTACCGTTGCGACAACGTATACGATCTCCATAAATGTTTTCCTGATTACCATAGGTAAACCCGGCTTCTTTTAATCCGGTTGCAGAACCTTCCATACGTAAAGTTACTCCTCCAACTCCTCTAAGATTACGAAACAACATGTTTTTTCCGCCGGCAAATTGTACAAGTCCATAGCCATAATTAGCATTATTGATCGAACAATTTTTAATAATACCATTGGAAGGTTTTCTGGTTTCAAAATCTTTACCGCTACCTCGCTTAGCTTTAGGGCCTATTCTAAAAGCAGAAAAGAGGGTTTTGTTATCAACAATATTAACATTAGATATGCTGAAATTGGTGATATAACCTATATTCCCTACAAAAACTCGTCGTTCAGGAGGTATATTGGAATAGTCCACGGTAAATTTTCTACCGTTATTAGACGCTATTTTTACATTAGAAACTTCTTGCTCCGTATTTGTTTCTCCAAGATTAAAGATAGGGCCGTTAAAACTATTAGGAACTTTAAGGTTGGCCTTAGAATCTACAATAATATGAACATTAGACTTTAAACTAACTGATCTTGCCAGGGTGTGGTAACCCGGTGGGATGGTAATACGCCCTCCTCCATTAGCAGAAGTTTTATCAATTGCATCTTGTAAAGTCGTACTGTTTACAGGATCGAGTTTAATAATCTTGTTTGGAACGCTGCCGTTAAAAAAGAATTTCTCAGGGGGTATGTTTTGTCCGAACAGGAAAGTGGTACAAAAAATTACCGCTAGTGTAAGTTTTAGTTTCATTACGAATAAGTTTGTGATTTATAAGTCCAGTTTAGACTATTTTGTATAAAAATACTAAATTTCTTTAAGGTATACTTTATCATCTGGCTACAAAATTTTAACTTAATATTGAGGTGTATCATTTTGATATAGAAGTAGTTTAGGATTTCCCTTAACTTAATGTATGATATCTCCCTAACTGAAGTACAGCTCCTCTTTTTTGATTACTATTTATACTTTTTATTTTGGGGTTGCATCTATGATTAAATACTATTAGCGTCCGGTAAAGATTTAAGACCCGCCTGCGGACGGGCAGGTCGCTATCGCTTCTAGAATTAAGAATCAAGACTAATATTTATAGTATTGAAAATCAATATTTTAAATTCCCTATAGGCTCTAGTTTAAATTAGCGTTGTTATTAAAATAATGCTGAACATCCCTCTAAATCTCCCTTCAAAGGGAGACTTTTTGGCTCCCTTCCTTCGAAGGAAGGGTTGGGGAAGGATGTTTTTAATGATGCTAATTTCAAAATCTGATTATCAGTGTTTTATGTAATAATATTAATATCACTAACTTATATTAACAACGCTTATTTAAACTAGAGCGTTCCTATATTTAAAGAACAAATTACTTTTAAAAAAGTAAAAAGTACTCTCCAAACACCTTAAAGTTTGGAATCACCTTATTTTACTGTGCTTTATAAACTTTTATTGATTTTAACAGGACACTCATAATTAAATAGTTAAAATACAATTTTAAAAACTAAATCGAGGTCTCTCTAAAACTGCTATTGATTTCTCCATAAGCGTTAATTCTGTTTTCATAGTAGATGTTTAGATGATCTCATTAGATTAAGTTTACTTTTCTTAAAGTCACTATTAAAAAACAGGAAGTCTTTAAATCTCATTTTTTAAGTATATATTACCAATAATTAGTATCTAAAATTGTATATGAAAGTATCCATATTATTATTCACTGTGTTATCTGCTGTAATTATAGTAATAAGCTGTAATCCGGTTCATAAGACTAAAACCCCTGAAAAAAATACTGATCAGCATCAACCGCAACATTTACTTACCTCTTTAGATTCTTTACAATTTAAAGGAACAATAGAAGGGAAGGCAGTAGGTTTTTATGTATTAAAGAATATTAACGGACTTGAAGCTGTTTTTACGAACTACGGACAACGACTATTATCGCTATCAGTTCCGGATAAAAAAGGAAATTTTGATGATATTGTATTAGGCTTTTCTGATTTAGATCAGTACACTAAACCGGAAGGAAAATACTTTGGGGCTATTATCGGACGATATGCTAACAGAATTGCAAAGGGAACGTTTGCCATAGGAGATAGCATATACCAATTGGAGACTAACAATGGGAGTAATCACCTCCACGGGGGAGTTGACGGTTTTAATAGGGTAGTTTGGGATGCTAATCAGGTATCTGACCAGGAAATTGAATTCTCAAGAATATCTTCTAATGGGGAAGAGGGGTATCCGGGTAATCTTAGTGTTAAGGTTCAATATAAGTTGACCAATCAAAACGAATTAAAAATTAGGTATACGGCTACTACGGATCAATCTACGGTAGTTAATTTAACGCATCATTCTTTTTTTAACCTTGCCGGAGCAGACAGTGGTACAATTTATAAGCATTTGTTACTGATTAATGCAGATCAATATATTCCTATTGATCATAATTCAATTCCTTACGGAAGATTGGAGAAGGTAGCAGATACCCCTTTTGATTTTAGGCAACCAAAGCCTATGGGAGAAGATTTATTTGAAGAACATCAACAACTGGTTAACGGAAGTGGTTATGACCATACTTTTGTCATAAATAATGTACCCAAAAGCAGTGAAGGCCTGTCTCTGGCAGCTATAGTTGCAGAACCAAAGAGCGGAAGAATGATGGAAGTATATACCGATGAACCCGGAATCCAGTTTTATAGTGGTAATTTTTTGTCTGAAAAGCTAATTGGAAAAGAAAGAAGGCCTTACGTCCACCGGGGAGGTTTTAGCTTAGAAACACAGCATTTTCCTGATTCGCCTAATCAAAAGAATTTTCCAAGTACCTTATTACGTCCGGGAGAAACCTATATTTCTTTATGCACTTATAAGTTTTTGGTTCAAAACTAACTGTATATAACTTTTTATTTTGTAGTTACGGCAGCTTTTTGATATATGTAAAGCGTTGTCATAATGATATATATACATGTAGTTAAATCAACATTAAATTGCATAAATCTTCTATGTATTTTTATGTTTATCTAACTATAAAGAAAAACCCGGATTATAAATTTATAATCCGGGCTACACTATCCTAATGGATGTAAATGTTATTCTAATCCTTCGAAGTCAACAACAGTACATCGTGTTACTTCATCACATATAGGAGAAACCGCAGTAAAACATATTTCTACTGGTCCGGCTTCAGTAACGTGTTCATTAACTAAAATATGAGTTGGCCTTCTAGGTGTAACCACCTCTCCGTTTACGGTCCAAGTTCCAACAATATCTCGTCCGAAATTAGTTTCTCTTCCTCCGGCTATTCCTACAAAATGATTTATATCTCCAGGTCTTTTTCCATCAATGATGCTGTCAAGAACACAATCAGGCTTTATTCGTC from Aquimarina sp. ERC-38 includes these protein-coding regions:
- a CDS encoding T9SS type A sorting domain-containing protein, with protein sequence MKLKLTLAVIFCTTFLFGQNIPPEKFFFNGSVPNKIIKLDPVNSTTLQDAIDKTSANGGGRITIPPGYHTLARSVSLKSNVHIIVDSKANLKVPNSFNGPIFNLGETNTEQEVSNVKIASNNGRKFTVDYSNIPPERRVFVGNIGYITNFSISNVNIVDNKTLFSAFRIGPKAKRGSGKDFETRKPSNGIIKNCSINNANYGYGLVQFAGGKNMLFRNLRGVGGVTLRMEGSATGLKEAGFTYGNQENIYGDRIRCRNGNAAVMISPHAKKHGKVLINDVVAVDCGIGIRVDPGFGKVKGFYSPKPIFKGTIRIIKTGKKVAQIKQKHYVYYPVDFIKNNPFNSLPNSVSSEPQVKVSEAIAPILYRARPSASGKVDNNNGDYDIDIKAKTIIKGFGCTPDIVYGLQKNKVCSNNKTRFLDTDATSPKTINLYPQPAKATLTIDHLIGSGTITIYNISGKIVQKDVFNTESKTINTATLTSGSYFLTAKGSELNFSKKILIK
- a CDS encoding aldose epimerase family protein, whose amino-acid sequence is MKVSILLFTVLSAVIIVISCNPVHKTKTPEKNTDQHQPQHLLTSLDSLQFKGTIEGKAVGFYVLKNINGLEAVFTNYGQRLLSLSVPDKKGNFDDIVLGFSDLDQYTKPEGKYFGAIIGRYANRIAKGTFAIGDSIYQLETNNGSNHLHGGVDGFNRVVWDANQVSDQEIEFSRISSNGEEGYPGNLSVKVQYKLTNQNELKIRYTATTDQSTVVNLTHHSFFNLAGADSGTIYKHLLLINADQYIPIDHNSIPYGRLEKVADTPFDFRQPKPMGEDLFEEHQQLVNGSGYDHTFVINNVPKSSEGLSLAAIVAEPKSGRMMEVYTDEPGIQFYSGNFLSEKLIGKERRPYVHRGGFSLETQHFPDSPNQKNFPSTLLRPGETYISLCTYKFLVQN